The Symphalangus syndactylus isolate Jambi chromosome 23, NHGRI_mSymSyn1-v2.1_pri, whole genome shotgun sequence genome has a window encoding:
- the LOC129473394 gene encoding HLA class II histocompatibility antigen, DR alpha chain: MKMAVSGVPVLGFFIIAVLMSARESWAIKEEHVIIQAEFYLNPDQSGEFMFDFDGDEIFHVDMAKKETVWRLEEFGRFASFEAQGALANIAVDKANLEIMTKRSNSTPITNVPPEVTVLTDSPVELREPNVLICFIDKFTPPVVNVTWLRNGKPVTTGVSETVFLPREDHLFRKFHYLPFLPSTEDVYDCRVEHWGLDEPLLKHWEFDAPSPLPETTENVVCALGLIVGLVGIITGTIFIIKGVRKSNAAERRGPL; this comes from the exons ATGAAAATGGCCGTAAGTGGAGTCCCCGTGCTAGGATTTTTCATCATAGCTGTGCTGATGAGCGCTCGGGAATCATGGGCTATCAAAG AAGAACACGTGATCATCCAGGCCGAGTTCTATCTGAATCCTGACCAATCAGGCGAGTTTATGTTTGACTTTGATGGTGATGAGATTTTCCACGTGGATATGGCAAAGAAGGAGACGGTCTGGCGGCTTGAAGAATTTGGACGATTTGCCAGCTTTGAGGCTCAAGGTGCATTGGCCAACATAGCTGTGGACAAAGCCAACCTGGAAATCATGACAAAGCGCTCCAATTCTACTCCGATCACCAATG TACCTCCAGAGGTAACTGTGCTCACAGACAGCCCTGTGGAACTAAGAGAGCCCAATGTCCTCATCTGTTTCATCGACAAGTTCACCCCACCAGTGGTCAATGTCACGTGGCTTCGAAATGGAAAACCTGTCACCACAGGAGTGTCAGAGACAGTCTTCCTGCCCAGGGAAGACCACCTTTTCCGCAAGTTCCACTATCTCCCCTTCCTGCCCTCAACTGAGGACGTTTACGACTGCAGGGTGGAGCACTGGGGCTTGGATGAGCCTCTTCTCAAGCACTGGG AGTTTGATGCTCCAAGCCCTCTCCCAGAGACTACAGAGAATGTGGTGTGTGCCCTGGGCCTGATTGTGGGTCTGGTGGGCATCATCACTGGGACCATCTTCATCATCAAGGGTGTGCGCAAAAGCAATGCAGCAGAACGCAGGGGGCCTCTGTGA